A window of bacterium genomic DNA:
CGCCGCAATCGCCGCGATGCCGACGAGGAACAGGAAGATGAGCGCGAGCACGGAGTGCACGATGCTCTGTTCCCCCACCTCTTCTAGAGGGGGGGTGTTCGCCGCCGCGTAATCGCCACCATCCCGAACGCGAGCGGCACGAGCGGCGCGAGGTACAACCCCACCGCATTCGGGTATCCGAACACGCTCGTCACGCGCCGCGTCGCGACATCGAACCACGGGAACGGAATCCCGTAGCCGCTCCAGTGCTGCCAGATCGCCACTCCCGCAACGCCCGCTGCGCCAACGAGGATCGGCAATACGATGGTGCGGAGCGGACTGAAAATGTTGAGTGCCCGAATCACAAAATACGCCAACACCGGCTCCACGATGTACGCCTTCCAGATACCCCACGCCGCCGCCCCCGCATCCGACCACATCGCCGCGAGCAACCCCGCGACAACCCAGAGCACCGCGAGCACGACCATGCGATCCGCAAACGGCGACGCCGCCGCTATAGTCCTCCCCCTCATCTTGAGGGGGAGCGAGAGGGGGTGTCCCCCCCGCCCACACCCCAGCACCACCACCGCCAATACCAACACCATTCCTTCCAACAGCGTCATCGGAATCCCAAGCACCTCGAACCGCACGAGGTACGTCGGCAGCAACGCGAGGAGTACCCCGAGTGCAAGACGGGGGCGATACCAGGCAACAGCGGCGTAGGGGAGGAGCGCGAGGGCGTAGGGCATACTACGACGCGCGGAACGCGACGACCATCCGGCGCGTCCATGGAATAAGGAGTACGGCCGCACCGTACGCGATCACCCCGAGTGCTACGCGCGGGATGATGTGCCACGCGGGAACCGCGAGGACGGCGAGCGCCATGAGACCGGAGGCGAGGAGCGCGGCGACGGGGATGCGGAGGTCCAGGCGCACTGCGGACGTACGGCGCACGACGGCGAACGTCGCAACGGCGATAGCGATCTCGGACGCGACGGTCATCCACGCAGCGCCCCAGTACGAGTAGCGCGGGATGAAGACGAAGTAGCCGATGAGCGTGACCGCGGCCACTGCAGCGTACCCCCAGAGCATCGCACGCTGCCGCTCGAGCGCGACGATCGCGTAGCCGAACGGCTGGCCGAGGAAGATGCCCAGGAGCGCGAGCGACAGCACGCCGAGAATCGGACCGGACACCGCGAAGTCGCTCCCCGCCACGAACGCCATGATCGGCGTGCCCAGTGCCAGGGCACCCGCGGCGAGCGGGAATCCGAGGAACGCGAGCCCGTCGAACACGCGCTGGAGGCGATGCCGGAACGCCGCGCGATCACCCGTTGCCCACGCCGCCGCGAGGAGCGGGAGCACGAGCCCCATGACGAGGTGCGGGAACTGCGTGACGACATCGAGGAGGCGGTACGGCGCGGCGTAGATGCCCACCTCCTCCTCCGGCCGCACGAACGAGAGGATGACGGTGTCCGCGCGGAGGTAGACGAGGTTGAAGATGATGGAGAGCGCGACGGGCCAGCTCTTCGTCAGGATGCGCTTCCAGAGCGGGAAGTCGAACGCGAGCCGGACGCGCACGATGCGCTGCGCGGCGATGAACGTGATGGCGAACATCGCAACGTTGCCGATGACCGTCGCCCACACCATCGGGAGGATACCCATCCCCCGCCACGCGGCGAACGCGACGCCCGCCGTGAGCAGCGCGCGACCCGCGACATCCGCGATAGCCGGCCAGACCATCCGCTGCGCCACCTGGAACGGTGCCAAGAGAATCTGGTGGAGCACGATGCCGAGGAACGAGAACGTCGCCGCCGCGATGCCGACGCGCACCACGGGATCGTACACGGGAATGACGAAAGCCACCGCCGCAGCCGCCGCGAACACCACAACCGCCACGGTGAGGCGCATGGTGAAGATGTTGGAGAGCAGGACCGCTCGTTCGTCATTTCGACCGAGCGAATCCGATGCGGTCGCGGAGAAACCTCGTTCCGCCGCGGAGATCTCTCGACTCGAATACTCGCTCGAGATGACGAAAGAAGAGGAATCACTCGCTCGAGATGACGAGGAGGAGAGCCGTCCCAACTCGCTCGGCGCGAGGACATTCAACCCCAAATCCACCGCAACGCCGAAGAGCTGGAGATATGCCATGATCGTGGCGTACTTCCCGTACCCCGCGAGGCCGAGCGCGCGCGTGATAATCGCGATCGCCGCTACCCCAAACGCAATCCCCGCGAGCTTCCCCGCGAGCTGGATGCCGGACTGCGAAATGATCCGCCGTGTCATGGTCATAATCCCAAAGCTTGAGGAGCACCTCCATTCTATGGTATACTGATACTAGGTGCTAGTTCGAGTTCGCTCGGTTGAGCGAAACGGAATGCGACCCGCTCCAAAGCATTGAGCGAGTTGCTCCGAAAAAACCAACAGCCACACCAACATGGGTATCCCCGACCTCGCGCAGCGCGTCGGTGGCCTCGAGCCGAACGCTGACGCGACTTTCACCACCGGACAGCTCACCTTTGCCGATCTCACGGGCGGCGCGTCCGCGCAGTTCGTTGGTGCCGGTAGCACGCTCGTGAACGCCGCGTCGGTCTCGCGTGCATGCCGCATCGAAATCGGATGGAAGACGTGCCGGAAGCAGATGCCTATGGCTCCTCAGCGTGGCGCAACGCTCGCAGCGTCCGCGGCAACCATTGCCGTGGCGCTTGTTTGTGTCCTGGCAGTATCGTACTGGCTCACGCTCATCGAGCGCCGCATTGATGCATCCATGAGCACGCGCGAAGCCGTCCACACGATCCTTGGCATTGAGACCGCGTATGCCGCAGGCGAGCGCGCGCCGCTCCTCATTCGCTCGCACCACATGCCTGTCACGATCACTGCGGGCGACACCGTGAACCTCTCCCTCGGATTCAAGAACGAGAGCACGTTTACCTGGAAGCGCGGCATGGGTTCCACCGCGATCCTCGAACGACTCACGCCGAACGCGCCCAGCCGGCTCATGGCGGACAACTGGATTGATACGATGCGCGCGACATTCCAGGATGAGGACGCCCTCGCCATTGGATCACTCGCGCTCTTCACCGCGTCGTTCCGCGCGCCGATGGAGGCGGGGACGTACACGGACACCTTCGTCCTCCGCACGCTCGATGGTCGCACGCTCGATGGATCGGAGACCGAGGTGACGATGGTCGTCACGCCGTCGCTCTCCATCACCACCGCGCAGACCTCAATCCCGCAGGACGCGACCGCCCCATCCACCATCCTCGCCGCCGCAGGCACCGATGGTACCGATCCGTTCTTCGTTGCCGAGATCATTCGCTACCCCGAGGAGCCCAAAATTCGCGTGGGTATTGAGTACATGGAGCCAAAGGAGAGCGTCTGGTTCCCGCACGTTGTCACCTCCAAGAGTGCCTTCCGTGTGATCGAGGAGAGCGGCAACGAGGTCCTCGTGGCAAAAGCAAACGAGAGCGTCGCGGTGGACTACAAGCCGTCCGATGGCACCTACCGCCTCAAGTACGGCACGGATTGGTACACGCTCGACGAGCCGCTCCGATTCATTCCGGTGGAGAGCGGCGCGCTCATGCAGCTCCCCTACTACACGGATAAGCTCTCCTGGGAGGGCAACACCGCGGACAACATCTTCCGCGGCATTCTCGAGGTACGGTACGTCCCGCACACGGATCGGCTCTGGGCGATCAATGAGCTTGGCCTTGAGGACTACCTCCGCGGTCTCGTCGAGACGAGCGACTCGGCACACCCCGAGTTCCACAAAGCCCAGGTGGTGGCCGCGCGCTCGTTCGCGCTCTACCACATCGAGCAGGGCGGCAAGTACCCGAAGGGCGAGTTCATCCTGCGCAACGATGCGCGTGATCAGGTATACCGCGGCGAGAACGCGGCACAGCGACGGCCGCGCCTCACGGAGGCCGTCGCAGCAACACGCGGCATCGTGGTGACGTACGGCGGCGATGTCGCCGTCACACCGTACTTCGCGCAGTCGAACGGCGCCACGAAGGGCTGGCACGAGGTTTGGGGCGGTGCCACGAAGGGCTGGCTCACCGGCGTGTCCGATCCGGTCTGCGCCGGCAAGCGCGAACTCGGCCACGGCGTGGGCCTCGCCCAGCGCTGCGCCATGGAGCTCGCCAACCAGGGCTGGGTCTGGCAGTCCATCCTCCACCACTACTACCAGGGCATCCAGCTCCGAAAGATCTACGAGTAGGAAGCATCGCGACGAAAAACCACCGGAAACTCCATCCGGTGGTTTTTCTGATGCTCGACCCATGACGGCGCGTCGGTGCGGAACGGGAGGGGGTAAACCCCTCCCCTACGGGGTACGCGCAACGCAAGGAGGATGAGATGCCCAATCGCCACGGGAATCGCGTAGGGGCGGGTTTTATACCCGCCCGTCCGGATGGCCCAAAAACAGCGTAGGCCTAGGATATTCTATGTGCCTCTGTCATTTCTCGCTAGCGGACTCGCTCGAAATGACAAAGAAAAAAGGTTGGAATCACACAATAGTAACGATCTCCATGAGTTCTACGGTTGCATATTTGCTCCGTTGAGCCAAGCACTTGACAATCTGCCAAAAATATGGTCTACTGATTAGTCCCGCTGCACTGCTGCAGCGTGGTCCGTGCCGGATTGCGGCGCGCTTTCCCAATCGAACAGATAGAGGAGTCCGAGATGAGAATCATGCTCGCTTGTGTTCTCGCGGTGGCAGGTGGCTGCGCCGCGGTCGGCACGCAACACGTAGCAAACAACACCGGAAGCTGCGACATCGTTGTGGCGATCGCGGCGGACGGGCGCAGTGCGCTGTACAAGGATCTGAGCGCCGAAGGCGGAACGGATGCGGTCGGCAACAACGTGTGCGTCGGCGAGGTGAGCGTCGCCTGGGACGCGAGCTACGAGGCCCGCGCCCAAACGCTCGATTCCGCGGAGCTCCGCTCCGCGATCGCCGAGTCCGTCGCCGCGTACCGCGAAGTCCTCGCGGCGAACACGGGGCACCTCCACGAGATGCACGCGCTGGACATCGGGATCGCCATGTGTCGCTTCGAGAGCTACACCACCGATCGCGCCCAATCCACGGGCTCGATGAAGCGCGTGCGCACCGCCGTGGCCACCGGTAGCGGGGACCTCGGCGGACCCGGATACCTCGCCCTGTTGCTCAATCGCGCGGTGGCGCTGCACGATGTGGATGCCGCGCAATCGTTAGCGACGCTGTTCCACGAACAGGCCGTCGCGGTGCATGGCGCGCACACCAACTACGCGC
This region includes:
- a CDS encoding flippase; the encoded protein is MTMTRRIISQSGIQLAGKLAGIAFGVAAIAIITRALGLAGYGKYATIMAYLQLFGVAVDLGLNVLAPSELGRLSSSSSRASDSSSFVISSEYSSREISAAERGFSATASDSLGRNDERAVLLSNIFTMRLTVAVVVFAAAAAVAFVIPVYDPVVRVGIAAATFSFLGIVLHQILLAPFQVAQRMVWPAIADVAGRALLTAGVAFAAWRGMGILPMVWATVIGNVAMFAITFIAAQRIVRVRLAFDFPLWKRILTKSWPVALSIIFNLVYLRADTVILSFVRPEEEVGIYAAPYRLLDVVTQFPHLVMGLVLPLLAAAWATGDRAAFRHRLQRVFDGLAFLGFPLAAGALALGTPIMAFVAGSDFAVSGPILGVLSLALLGIFLGQPFGYAIVALERQRAMLWGYAAVAAVTLIGYFVFIPRYSYWGAAWMTVASEIAIAVATFAVVRRTSAVRLDLRIPVAALLASGLMALAVLAVPAWHIIPRVALGVIAYGAAVLLIPWTRRMVVAFRAS
- a CDS encoding SpoIID/LytB domain-containing protein, with the protein product MGIPDLAQRVGGLEPNADATFTTGQLTFADLTGGASAQFVGAGSTLVNAASVSRACRIEIGWKTCRKQMPMAPQRGATLAASAATIAVALVCVLAVSYWLTLIERRIDASMSTREAVHTILGIETAYAAGERAPLLIRSHHMPVTITAGDTVNLSLGFKNESTFTWKRGMGSTAILERLTPNAPSRLMADNWIDTMRATFQDEDALAIGSLALFTASFRAPMEAGTYTDTFVLRTLDGRTLDGSETEVTMVVTPSLSITTAQTSIPQDATAPSTILAAAGTDGTDPFFVAEIIRYPEEPKIRVGIEYMEPKESVWFPHVVTSKSAFRVIEESGNEVLVAKANESVAVDYKPSDGTYRLKYGTDWYTLDEPLRFIPVESGALMQLPYYTDKLSWEGNTADNIFRGILEVRYVPHTDRLWAINELGLEDYLRGLVETSDSAHPEFHKAQVVAARSFALYHIEQGGKYPKGEFILRNDARDQVYRGENAAQRRPRLTEAVAATRGIVVTYGGDVAVTPYFAQSNGATKGWHEVWGGATKGWLTGVSDPVCAGKRELGHGVGLAQRCAMELANQGWVWQSILHHYYQGIQLRKIYE